The Candidatus Nitrosocosmicus franklandus genome contains a region encoding:
- a CDS encoding cation diffusion facilitator family transporter, with amino-acid sequence MDDSEDKKENKSTTDDPAELKENLIKTNTKTQQSPNLVQEGIIAGKKIAKISVITLLAIGVVEIITGILSGSVVATADGIDSISDAVISFIVLLGLRIAHKPADKKFHFGYHKVESFSALIAAIGMIVIGVIIFYNSYQALIHPHEIKHPYIVMAVLAGASALSLHRAFQMQLIANKYNLLSLKTDARNSIKDGSASVIGFFSILVATQFGFVQMDGIGGMIIAGYIFSVSYLSLKKSSLILIDSWQNPKLTVVIKNIISEQFSDEKIVVRDVLLRSSGMVDQAEIHIAVDGKESLEEVETLSQKIQSVISSHFPSIERVVVIPHPYTASETRVTSRMDRFRNIKLKRPYYSSRSNKSEQNPK; translated from the coding sequence TTGGACGATTCAGAAGACAAGAAGGAAAATAAATCTACTACAGACGATCCTGCAGAGCTCAAAGAAAATTTGATTAAAACTAACACAAAAACACAACAGTCTCCCAATCTGGTCCAAGAAGGCATTATTGCAGGAAAAAAAATTGCAAAGATTTCTGTCATAACTTTATTGGCCATAGGTGTCGTAGAAATAATAACTGGAATATTAAGTGGCAGTGTTGTTGCTACTGCTGATGGTATTGACTCGATATCTGATGCCGTGATTTCATTTATAGTATTGTTAGGATTGAGAATTGCACATAAACCAGCTGATAAGAAATTTCATTTTGGATATCATAAAGTTGAAAGTTTTTCAGCATTAATAGCGGCAATAGGAATGATAGTTATTGGTGTCATTATTTTTTACAATTCTTATCAAGCATTAATCCATCCTCATGAAATCAAACATCCTTACATTGTCATGGCAGTCTTGGCAGGAGCCAGCGCGTTGTCTCTACACAGGGCATTTCAAATGCAGCTCATAGCCAACAAATACAACTTACTTTCCCTAAAAACAGACGCAAGAAATTCCATAAAGGATGGTTCAGCATCGGTTATAGGATTTTTTAGCATTCTTGTTGCCACACAGTTTGGGTTTGTACAGATGGATGGAATTGGTGGAATGATAATAGCAGGATACATTTTTTCAGTATCATATTTGTCTTTAAAAAAGTCATCTTTGATACTAATTGACTCTTGGCAAAATCCAAAACTAACAGTAGTTATTAAAAACATTATATCCGAGCAATTTAGTGACGAGAAAATAGTGGTAAGAGATGTTTTGCTTCGGTCTTCAGGAATGGTGGATCAAGCTGAAATACATATTGCTGTTGATGGTAAGGAGTCTCTAGAAGAAGTGGAAACATTATCTCAGAAAATTCAGTCCGTAATCAGTTCTCATTTTCCATCCATTGAAAGGGTTGTGGTAATCCCCCATCCATATACTGCCTCCGAGACACGAGTAACTTCAAGGATGGACAGATTTAGAAACATCAAATTAAAAAGACCATATTATTCGAGCAGAAGTAATAAAAGCGAACAAAATCCAAAATAA
- a CDS encoding FAD-dependent oxidoreductase: MKCLTISDNDHILIIGAGILGTTLAYAISSLCNTKITILEQEEKPGLHTSSRNTGKVHAPFIYNPEKKKVWAKAAAYGYDFLKDYCRSNGLAFIEDGVVEVAADPKSEKTLHQYFEWGIKNGLNESEITILSKREVSTIEPHVRCQAAVFCKKDASVNYGQITQTMGNQIPIKNKRARIITFSKVVDIRIEPSKQSIKVEYFDSLEKTKREIDCSFLINAAGSNSINILNKLRIEHPYQDLLFRGEYWIAPSRYNDLTRHSIYSVPQFQQFPFLDPHWIIRVSGTREVGPNACPVLSPYGYNNFTNAKEFLPKIYGLISKKNHGINRTLFRKELLDLVTKEALSSISKRYMINRVKKFLPSIDPKEFRTRGTAGIRSVLIDKDGSFVSNPVFILRDNILHILNYNSPGATGAIPISYAIIFKLLSEGILKCSQETITAQKVAPFDVNLVNVCKEELDIDIAWQ, encoded by the coding sequence ATAAAGTGTCTGACAATTAGCGACAATGATCATATCTTAATTATAGGAGCCGGTATTCTTGGAACTACTTTAGCGTATGCAATATCTTCACTATGTAATACAAAGATCACCATCTTAGAACAAGAAGAAAAACCAGGGCTACATACGAGTTCAAGAAATACAGGTAAGGTACATGCTCCGTTTATATATAATCCCGAAAAGAAAAAAGTTTGGGCCAAAGCTGCAGCATATGGATATGATTTTTTGAAAGACTACTGTCGTTCTAACGGATTAGCGTTTATTGAGGATGGAGTAGTTGAAGTTGCAGCTGATCCGAAATCCGAAAAGACACTCCACCAATACTTTGAATGGGGCATAAAAAATGGCCTGAACGAATCTGAAATTACGATTCTAAGCAAAAGGGAAGTATCAACAATTGAGCCCCATGTAAGGTGTCAAGCTGCAGTATTCTGCAAGAAAGATGCATCAGTAAATTATGGTCAGATCACGCAAACAATGGGGAACCAAATACCCATCAAGAACAAACGAGCGAGAATCATAACATTTTCTAAGGTTGTTGATATTCGAATAGAACCCTCAAAACAATCTATAAAAGTAGAATACTTTGATTCTTTGGAAAAAACGAAAAGGGAAATTGACTGTAGTTTTTTAATAAATGCTGCCGGCAGCAATTCGATCAATATTTTGAATAAATTGAGAATAGAGCATCCATATCAAGATCTTTTGTTTAGGGGCGAATACTGGATTGCCCCATCAAGATACAACGACCTAACGAGGCATAGTATCTATTCGGTACCTCAATTTCAACAATTTCCTTTTCTAGATCCACACTGGATAATCAGGGTCAGTGGAACAAGGGAGGTAGGTCCAAATGCATGTCCAGTATTATCACCATATGGATACAATAATTTTACAAATGCAAAAGAATTTCTTCCTAAAATATATGGATTAATATCCAAAAAGAATCATGGAATAAATAGAACGCTTTTTAGAAAGGAATTACTCGATCTAGTTACCAAAGAAGCATTGAGCAGTATTTCCAAAAGGTACATGATCAACAGAGTGAAAAAATTTCTTCCCTCTATAGACCCAAAGGAGTTTAGGACCCGTGGAACAGCTGGTATAAGATCGGTTCTAATAGACAAAGATGGTAGTTTTGTATCAAACCCGGTTTTTATCCTACGAGACAATATTTTGCACATACTTAATTATAATTCTCCAGGGGCCACAGGTGCCATCCCTATTAGTTATGCCATCATATTCAAGCTTTTAAGTGAAGGAATACTAAAGTGCTCTCAGGAAACCATAACTGCTCAGAAGGTTGCTCCGTTTGATGTGAATCTAGTAAACGTATGCAAAGAGGAACTCGATATCGATATCGCATGGCAATAA